A window from uncultured Desulfobacter sp. encodes these proteins:
- the dhaL gene encoding dihydroxyacetone kinase subunit DhaL, with protein MEKKTMGVSKDQIIKWLEKSADVIQASKGYLTQLDAAIGDADHGVNMARGFSKVAEKLPTIKDNDIGTILKTTGMTLISSMGGASGPLYGTFFMRAATIGNGKDVLNTIDLCAMFRAGVDGIVQRGRPNLGDKTMFDAWAPALDAMHTALAKGSDTLTIIKAGAAGIDQGMKNTIALQARKGRASYLGERSIGHQDPGATSSCLIFEALLDVLSA; from the coding sequence ATGGAGAAAAAAACAATGGGCGTGAGCAAAGATCAAATCATAAAATGGCTGGAAAAATCCGCTGATGTCATCCAGGCCAGCAAAGGCTATCTGACCCAGCTTGATGCGGCAATCGGTGATGCAGACCATGGGGTTAACATGGCCCGTGGATTCAGCAAAGTTGCCGAAAAACTGCCCACGATCAAGGATAATGATATCGGCACTATTTTAAAAACAACGGGTATGACCCTGATTTCCAGTATGGGAGGGGCCAGCGGACCGCTTTACGGCACCTTTTTCATGCGGGCAGCCACAATAGGGAACGGCAAAGACGTTCTGAATACCATTGATCTATGTGCCATGTTCAGGGCCGGCGTGGACGGCATTGTCCAGCGCGGACGGCCCAATCTGGGAGATAAAACCATGTTTGATGCCTGGGCACCGGCTTTGGATGCCATGCACACCGCCCTGGCCAAGGGAAGTGATACCCTTACGATTATAAAGGCCGGGGCCGCTGGCATTGACCAGGGCATGAAAAACACCATTGCCCTGCAGGCCAGAAAAGGACGGGCAAGCTACCTTGGCGAACGCAGTATCGGGCACCAGGACCCGGGCGCAACATCTTCCTGCCTAATATTTGAAGCCCTGCTTGATGTCTTAAGCGCATAG
- the dhaK gene encoding dihydroxyacetone kinase subunit DhaK has protein sequence MKKLINAVDEVIKEQLTGMAKAYPDITVNLNPNYVYRADAPNKKVALVSGGGSGHDPMHTGFVGMGMLDGACPGQIFTSPTPDQIYECAKEVASEDGVLFIVKNYTGDVMNFETAIEMVHGDGIKVQNVLIDDDVAVKDSLFTAGRRGVGTTVLVEKIAGAAAEAGYSLSQCADLARKVSQNGRSIGVALTSCTVPAAGKPTFELADDEVEMGIGIHGEPGTTRIKMLSADEITEHMAMRIIEDKAYTRTLREWHTQKGEWEEKSLTDQPFRSGDEVIALVNSMGGTPISELYLVYGKLVDVCESRGIKIVRNLIGPYITALDMQGCSITLLKTDGEILRFWDAPVKTPCLRWGA, from the coding sequence ATGAAAAAGCTAATTAACGCCGTGGACGAAGTTATAAAAGAACAATTGACCGGCATGGCCAAAGCATATCCGGACATCACGGTCAACCTGAACCCGAACTATGTATACCGGGCCGATGCACCAAATAAAAAAGTGGCCCTGGTTTCGGGCGGCGGCTCTGGCCACGACCCCATGCACACAGGTTTTGTTGGCATGGGCATGCTGGACGGTGCCTGCCCGGGGCAGATTTTTACATCCCCAACCCCGGATCAAATCTATGAATGCGCCAAAGAAGTAGCCAGTGAAGATGGGGTGCTCTTTATCGTGAAAAATTACACCGGGGACGTCATGAATTTTGAAACCGCCATTGAGATGGTTCATGGGGATGGGATCAAGGTGCAAAACGTTCTGATTGACGACGATGTCGCTGTAAAAGACAGCTTATTCACTGCCGGCCGCCGGGGTGTGGGCACTACGGTATTGGTTGAAAAAATTGCAGGTGCAGCTGCAGAAGCCGGTTATTCCCTGTCCCAGTGTGCAGACCTGGCCCGCAAGGTCAGCCAAAACGGTCGCTCAATAGGCGTTGCACTGACCTCGTGCACGGTTCCTGCAGCAGGCAAGCCCACTTTTGAACTGGCTGACGATGAAGTGGAGATGGGCATCGGTATTCATGGAGAACCGGGAACCACACGCATCAAAATGCTAAGCGCAGATGAGATCACTGAACATATGGCAATGCGCATTATTGAGGACAAGGCGTATACCCGAACCTTACGCGAATGGCATACCCAAAAAGGCGAATGGGAGGAAAAATCCCTGACCGACCAACCGTTCAGATCAGGCGATGAAGTCATTGCCTTGGTCAACAGTATGGGCGGCACCCCAATATCCGAATTATATCTCGTATACGGCAAGCTGGTCGATGTGTGCGAATCCAGAGGGATCAAGATTGTACGGAATCTTATCGGGCCTTACATCACCGCCCTTGATATGCAGGGCTGCTCAATCACGCTGCTCAAAACAGATGGGGAAATTCTCAGATTCTGGGATGCGCCGGTGAAAACCCCGTGCCTTCGTTGGGGTGCATAA
- the larA gene encoding nickel-dependent lactate racemase produces MAKVQIPYGKEKIEVEINDSNLQGVYFPNDVEKREFEAEFKKNLENANFADFMEGDERVVFIVNDGTRPTPTAKVLKVIYDDIKDKDIYFIIATGAHRAPNDEEFEYIFGREIYEDLKAKDRIWSHDAKNDEMVYLGKSSNGTEMYLNKIVAEAKKTIVIGSVEPHYFAGYTGGRKGFLPGVASYETITQNHKLALNKSAKALALDGNPVHEDMMDAMNVLKEIKVFSIMTILDKHHNVYETTCGDLVGAFYDAIDSAKKVFCVDIEEKTDIVISVAPYPMDIDLYQSQKAIDNGKLALKEDGILIFVSQCRMGIGGKTFFDLMASCATPQEVLDKIKIEYKLGYHKAGKMAEINTWAQTWGVTELPEDEIKAVHIKPFDSVEAALEAAFELKGKDAKVTVLPLGSLSVPNILKG; encoded by the coding sequence ATGGCAAAAGTACAGATACCGTATGGTAAGGAAAAAATTGAAGTTGAAATTAATGACAGTAACCTGCAGGGCGTATATTTTCCTAACGATGTTGAAAAAAGAGAATTTGAGGCTGAGTTTAAAAAAAATCTGGAAAACGCAAACTTTGCAGACTTTATGGAAGGTGACGAAAGAGTCGTCTTCATCGTCAATGACGGAACCCGGCCCACGCCTACGGCAAAAGTACTTAAGGTGATCTATGATGATATCAAAGATAAAGATATCTATTTTATCATCGCCACCGGTGCCCACAGAGCCCCCAATGATGAAGAGTTCGAATACATCTTTGGTAGAGAGATCTACGAGGACCTGAAAGCAAAAGACAGAATCTGGTCCCATGATGCCAAAAACGATGAGATGGTCTATTTAGGCAAATCTTCAAACGGTACTGAAATGTACCTGAATAAGATTGTCGCCGAAGCTAAAAAAACCATCGTTATCGGTTCTGTTGAGCCCCATTATTTTGCAGGGTACACCGGCGGCAGAAAAGGCTTCTTACCTGGCGTAGCATCCTATGAAACCATCACACAAAACCACAAATTAGCATTGAACAAGAGCGCAAAAGCCCTTGCATTAGACGGCAACCCTGTCCATGAAGACATGATGGATGCCATGAATGTATTAAAAGAGATCAAAGTGTTCTCCATTATGACTATTTTGGATAAGCATCATAATGTATATGAGACCACATGCGGGGATCTTGTGGGCGCATTTTATGACGCCATTGACAGCGCCAAAAAAGTATTCTGCGTTGATATCGAAGAAAAGACCGACATCGTCATCTCTGTGGCACCCTATCCAATGGATATCGACCTTTACCAGTCTCAAAAGGCCATAGACAACGGCAAGCTTGCCCTTAAAGAAGACGGTATATTGATTTTTGTATCACAGTGCAGAATGGGCATCGGCGGAAAGACCTTCTTTGATTTGATGGCCTCTTGTGCGACTCCCCAGGAAGTTCTTGATAAAATCAAAATTGAATACAAGCTGGGTTATCATAAAGCCGGTAAAATGGCTGAAATCAATACCTGGGCCCAGACCTGGGGCGTAACCGAACTGCCCGAAGACGAAATCAAAGCCGTTCACATCAAGCCGTTTGACAGTGTAGAAGCGGCTCTGGAAGCAGCATTCGAGCTGAAAGGCAAAGATGCCAAAGTCACCGTACTGCCGTTGGGATCTCTTTCCGTCCCCAATATATTGAAAGGCTAA